The sequence below is a genomic window from Inquilinus sp. KBS0705.
TTTGCCATTTACTATTATGCCAATTATCCAGCTTTTATTCACCAGCGAGTCTTTGTTTTTTAAAGTGCTGTCTTTATCAACCGTTTGCAGGCGGTCATAATTTTTAAGGTCGAGGTAATCGTTGGCGTATATTTTATCGGGTTGTAATATTAACGATGCCGGGTACTTGCTCAGCCAGGCGCCAAGTGTCATTTGCTCATAAGGCAGCTCGGCTAAATGCTCGCCTTTTAACTTACCTACCGCAGCATTACCGGTGCTTTGGTACCACCATGTTTTAGTAGCGTTATCTTCAATAATGGCGTTATAGTGCCTTGCACCCACCAACCTAAAGGTTTGCACCTTGCCGTTAATTACAGGGCTGTACACCCGGCCGGTACGGCACATGGTGCAATAGGTAACCAAAACGGGCTTACCGCCAATCTCGTCCTGCACTTTATGATGATAGCCTAAATAAATTACCGGGTATGCCTTAGCAACACCATTATTTACAACACCTATTACCAGGTAGGTGCGCGGTACCCGGTTGGTAATACCGTTAGCAAATACCGCCTTACGTGTTTCGCGGAACATCACTTCGGCTTTATAAGTATAATCAGTATAATAAAAGGTAATTAGCCCCAGTACTAATACAGCAGCTTTAACGATCTTTCCTTTAAGCGTATCTTTAATAAAGTATGCTGCTACATACCATATTATTATTAAAGCACCAACAATACGCAACGGTAATATTATCTTTTCGAGGTAATAACATACTGTAATGGCATTGATATCTTGGCTGCCGGGGAAAGGCATCAGTAAATAAGCGTGTACAAGCC
It includes:
- a CDS encoding DUF3179 domain-containing protein; this translates as MTNKTKPSIFWAGIILLFIPGLVHAYLLMPFPGSQDINAITVCYYLEKIILPLRIVGALIIIWYVAAYFIKDTLKGKIVKAAVLVLGLITFYYTDYTYKAEVMFRETRKAVFANGITNRVPRTYLVIGVVNNGVAKAYPVIYLGYHHKVQDEIGGKPVLVTYCTMCRTGRVYSPVINGKVQTFRLVGARHYNAIIEDNATKTWWYQSTGNAAVGKLKGEHLAELPYEQMTLGAWLSKYPASLILQPDKIYANDYLDLKNYDRLQTVDKDSTLKNKDSLVNKSWIIGIIVNGKPKAYDWRTMVKKKVLNDIVNNTGLLVTIERDSMNYHVYNTNVNGRQLHFNADAAGQLTDQETASVWDWNGACITGAQKGAQLSKIQAYQEFWRSWKQFHPNTLFWKGKDVKKD